The following coding sequences lie in one Panicum virgatum strain AP13 chromosome 6N, P.virgatum_v5, whole genome shotgun sequence genomic window:
- the LOC120680004 gene encoding leucine-rich repeat receptor protein kinase MSL1-like, with translation MHDAAVAGVHHALVAGAAAALLALAVALFLLWRRRRAAAVRGAAAARPGSAAAAPLPVVPLADVERATDGFHPSRVVGQGWHFSVYAAAPGVAAKRMHPHLVLGDPGGRRFPAAVRSLAVPPHPNVAAIIGLSEGPGERVILVERAPEGAASLHRLLAGGDARHVPTLSWPQRAAVAAGAARGLAHLHAHGVVHGRVRPCNVLVNASGGGGGGARWRQATRLTDYGLAGFLDRRDDARAEDDVYMFGAVLLELLTGRRWDGSRLADWALPHIRAGAGMEVLDVARAGAPADKAEARLLARAARVALACVGNDGRSRPGMAEVSTILSDVEAAYRRRDGAPVGEDEEADGGDEGRLSGCLLGTSRSVHKADMLLRPPV, from the coding sequence ATgcacgacgccgccgtggccggcgtCCACCAcgccctcgtcgccggcgccgctgcggcGCTCCTCGCGCTGGCCGTCGCGCTCTTCCTGCTATGGCGCAGGAGACGTGCCGCTGCCGTGagaggggccgccgccgcccgccccggctccgcggcggcggcgcccctgccGGTGGTCCCGCTCGCCGACGTCGAGCGCGCCACGGACGGGTTCCACCCGAGCCGGGTCGTCGGGCAGGGGTGGCACTTCTCCGTgtacgcggcggcgcccggggtCGCCGCCAAGCGCATGCACCCACACCTCGTCCTTGGGGaccccggcgggcggcggttcCCCGCCGCGGTCCGCTcgctcgccgtgccgccccACCCGAACGTCGCGGCCATCATCGGCCTCTCCGAGGGCCCCGGCGAGCGGGTCATCCTCGTCGAGCGCGCCCCCGAAGGCGCCGCCAGCCTCCACAGGCTCCTCGCCGGGGGCGACGCACGCCACGTCCCCACGCTATCGTGGCCCCAGCGCGctgcggtcgccgccggcgccgcgcgcgggctGGCGCACCTGCACGCGCACGGCGTGGTCCACGGCCGCGTGAGGCCGTGCAACGTTCTCGTGAacgcctccggcggcggcggcggcggcgcgcgctggaGGCAGGCGACCAGGCTCACGGACTACGGGCTGGCCGGCTTCCTCGACCGCCGCGACGACGCGCGCGCGGAGGACGACGTGTACATGTTCGGCGCGGTGCTGCTGGAGCTGCTCACGGGGCGGCGCTGGGACGGCAGCCGGCTCGCGGACTGGGCCCTGCCGCACatacgcgccggcgccggcatggAGGTACTCGACGTGGCGCGGGCCGGCGCGCCGGCCGACAAGGCGGAGGCGCGGCTCCTGGCGCGGGCGGCCAGGGTGGCGCTGGCGTGCGTGGGCAACGACGGGCGCAGCCGGCCGGGGATGGCGGAGGTGTCGACCATCCTCAGCGACGTGGAGGCCGCGTACCGGCGCCGCGACGGCGCACCGGTGGGCGAGGACGAGGAagccgacggcggcgacgagggtcgtCTCAGTGGATGCCTTCTTGGAACCAGCAGGAGCGTCCACAAGGCGGACATGCTGCTCCGGCCTCCCGTGTGA